A stretch of Paludisphaera borealis DNA encodes these proteins:
- a CDS encoding TIGR03067 domain-containing protein has translation MMGLLLTLLGIVLIQDDVKPTATELRRAHQMLAGPWTVASATDDGDTVGADILRRKMVKDGRVVIKNRTITHVNPETGETLVNAFTINPAKLPREINLISIDDRTLPGIFKFEGDELVICFTDGQRPERPTDFESKPGSSRVVLRLKTAADKKATVQPDVEVDDVVETKEVPASTVSPLRSAGAPKATEAELRRDRDLLGGLWRILSIQDDGETLGTELIRQKIAENGLLRVGSRGVSVVSPTDEQKRLWAYRIDPATSPKEIDLITQFDTILKGIYTFEGDQLVVCTTKSEDEPRPMVFEAPVGSRRVLYTLKTVKPEPAAARPAAPPQPTPEEQARLREQKIRDMIVGSWSMTDSRGSLVTVFRADGTFSSTRTLSRKRLFEPGSKSFNGAWTFGQSRLTARVSGTTDPNLLGYSYTGRIQSIGEDTMVAADLNGGLRTFRKLR, from the coding sequence CCAGATGCTCGCCGGGCCGTGGACCGTCGCCTCGGCGACTGACGACGGCGACACGGTCGGGGCCGACATCCTCCGTCGGAAAATGGTCAAGGACGGGCGCGTGGTCATCAAGAACCGGACCATCACGCATGTCAATCCCGAGACCGGCGAGACGCTTGTCAACGCGTTCACGATCAATCCCGCCAAGCTCCCGCGCGAGATCAACTTGATCTCCATCGACGACCGAACCCTGCCGGGAATCTTCAAGTTCGAGGGCGACGAGCTGGTGATCTGCTTCACCGACGGCCAGCGGCCTGAGCGGCCGACCGATTTTGAGTCCAAGCCCGGCTCGTCGCGCGTCGTGCTTCGCCTCAAGACCGCCGCCGACAAGAAGGCGACCGTCCAGCCCGACGTCGAGGTGGACGACGTGGTGGAAACGAAGGAGGTTCCGGCGTCGACCGTCTCGCCGTTGCGATCGGCCGGCGCGCCCAAGGCGACCGAGGCCGAGCTGCGGCGCGACCGCGACTTGCTCGGCGGCCTCTGGCGGATCTTGTCGATCCAGGACGACGGCGAGACTCTCGGGACGGAGCTGATCCGCCAGAAGATCGCCGAGAACGGCCTCTTGCGCGTCGGTTCGCGAGGCGTGTCGGTCGTTTCGCCCACCGACGAGCAAAAGCGGCTCTGGGCCTACCGGATCGACCCCGCAACGTCTCCCAAGGAGATCGACCTCATCACGCAGTTCGACACCATCCTCAAGGGGATTTACACCTTTGAGGGCGATCAACTCGTCGTCTGCACCACGAAGTCGGAAGACGAGCCGCGGCCCATGGTCTTCGAGGCGCCCGTCGGCTCGCGTCGCGTTCTGTACACCCTCAAAACCGTCAAGCCCGAGCCGGCGGCGGCTCGCCCCGCCGCGCCGCCGCAGCCGACGCCGGAGGAGCAAGCGCGGCTTCGCGAGCAGAAGATCCGCGACATGATCGTCGGGTCGTGGTCGATGACCGATTCCCGGGGCAGCCTGGTCACCGTCTTCCGCGCCGACGGCACGTTCAGCTCGACTCGCACGCTGTCCAGGAAGCGACTGTTCGAGCCCGGCTCCAAGTCGTTCAATGGAGCGTGGACCTTTGGTCAGAGTCGTCTGACCGCCCGGGTCTCGGGGACGACCGACCCGAACCTGCTCGGTTACAGCTACACCGGGAGGATTCAGTCGATCGGCGAGGATACCATGGTCGCCGCCGACCTCAACGGCGGACTCAGGACGTTCCGGAAGCTTCGCTGA
- a CDS encoding endonuclease/exonuclease/phosphatase family protein yields MRCFRFLLVASILAAATAVLGVPIRGDEAAGPIRVLAWNIWNGGDEAKNEPSPARKIEKQKRVAEAIRASGADVVAMVETYGSGETIARELGFHFHPRGTNVSILSRWPIKEDLSVYKPFHCVGALVEAPDGRRLAVYSVWIHYVDDVWTDPHSRDGRTPADLIAKDGPSRVTEVRAILDGVTAKTAALTNATVIVAGDFNSNSHLDYTEAARDQYGLVVDWPVTRTVAEAGFRDAYRVCNPKVDRKKDRTWSPRSPDQIQDRIDFVFWKGDALAPRSATMIDQAPGRWPSDHAAVLVEFAAP; encoded by the coding sequence ATGCGATGTTTCCGATTCCTCCTGGTCGCCTCGATCCTCGCCGCCGCGACCGCGGTCCTCGGAGTCCCGATCCGCGGCGACGAGGCGGCGGGGCCGATCCGCGTGCTCGCCTGGAACATCTGGAACGGCGGCGACGAGGCGAAGAACGAACCGTCGCCGGCCCGAAAGATCGAGAAGCAGAAGCGCGTCGCCGAGGCGATCCGCGCCAGCGGAGCCGACGTCGTTGCGATGGTCGAAACCTACGGCAGCGGCGAGACGATCGCCAGGGAGTTGGGCTTCCACTTCCACCCCAGGGGGACCAACGTCTCGATCCTCAGCCGCTGGCCCATCAAGGAAGACCTCTCGGTCTACAAGCCCTTCCACTGCGTCGGAGCGCTCGTCGAAGCCCCCGACGGTCGGCGGCTCGCGGTCTACTCGGTCTGGATCCACTACGTCGACGACGTCTGGACCGACCCGCACTCGCGGGACGGAAGAACGCCGGCCGACCTGATCGCCAAGGACGGTCCGAGCCGCGTCACCGAAGTCCGCGCCATCCTCGACGGCGTCACCGCGAAGACGGCCGCGCTTACGAACGCGACGGTGATCGTCGCCGGCGATTTCAACAGCAATTCGCACCTGGACTACACGGAGGCCGCCCGCGATCAATACGGCCTCGTCGTCGACTGGCCGGTGACCCGGACCGTGGCCGAGGCCGGCTTCCGAGACGCCTACCGCGTTTGCAACCCGAAGGTCGACCGTAAGAAGGATCGCACCTGGTCGCCCCGATCCCCCGATCAGATCCAGGATCGGATCGACTTCGTCTTCTGGAAAGGCGACGCCCTCGCCCCCCGGTCCGCGACCATGATCGACCAGGCCCCCGGCCGCTGGCCCTCGGACCACGCCGCCGTTCTGGTCGAGTTCGCCGCGCCCTGA
- a CDS encoding sulfotransferase family 2 domain-containing protein, with translation MNCQMELRRKTHTRTKPSTLLFVHIPKTAGTTFQSVLSQMYDDYDHCTVYPAWQQAKDVIKSITWNGRLRAVAGHFPYGLHLEAEIQPFIESDVRYATFLRDPVRRVVSHYNHVMNSDHPSHREILGRHPTLESFLEHPWARDVQTLFVSGWKPEDVARAPGRAANASIEILRDRFEVVGLTERFDESLALFAEAFGWRLPEYTSMNLASERIRRLRVEELAPSLIDRIKAANRCDVAIYEYASSLFDERCSETRSSHYRDRPARGRRRE, from the coding sequence ATGAATTGTCAGATGGAACTGAGACGCAAGACGCACACGAGGACCAAGCCGAGCACGCTCCTCTTCGTCCATATCCCGAAGACGGCCGGCACGACGTTCCAGTCCGTGCTGTCGCAGATGTACGACGATTACGACCATTGCACCGTGTATCCGGCCTGGCAGCAGGCGAAGGACGTGATCAAGTCGATCACCTGGAACGGTCGCCTGCGAGCCGTGGCAGGGCATTTCCCTTACGGTCTCCACCTCGAAGCCGAGATCCAGCCGTTCATCGAGAGCGACGTTCGGTACGCCACCTTCCTCAGAGATCCTGTGCGTCGCGTCGTCTCGCATTACAATCACGTGATGAACTCGGATCATCCGTCGCATCGAGAAATCCTCGGCAGGCATCCGACGCTTGAAAGCTTCCTCGAACATCCCTGGGCGCGTGACGTGCAAACGCTCTTCGTTTCCGGATGGAAACCCGAGGACGTCGCCCGCGCGCCCGGAAGGGCGGCGAACGCCTCGATCGAGATCCTCCGCGACCGGTTCGAGGTCGTCGGCCTCACCGAACGGTTCGACGAATCGCTCGCCTTGTTCGCCGAGGCCTTCGGCTGGCGGCTCCCGGAGTATACTTCGATGAACCTCGCCAGCGAGCGAATCAGGCGACTTCGCGTCGAGGAGCTCGCGCCGTCGCTCATCGATCGGATCAAGGCCGCCAACCGCTGCGACGTGGCGATTTACGAGTACGCTAGCTCTCTATTCGACGAGCGATGTTCCGAGACCCGTTCGAGTCACTATCGAGACCGGCCGGCCCGGGGCCGGCGAAGAGAATAG
- a CDS encoding choice-of-anchor R domain-containing protein — protein sequence MTRFFRRPTCWVVTISAFVLSFAASSPARAGTILSDNLTATTGGTETAVADSWLTAGFGTDGASYTLTSITLLLQRDSISGQVELDVYNDGGLQPDAFAGALSLAGAVSTTLSETTFTTAGLALAADSNYWVVLKAVTGQFAWAWANDASGVGVGFQHTWGSSDDAGSSWFTFDSYPLQMSVTAATAAVPEPSSLIPFALGSGVVLIHYARRSSASTSSRIV from the coding sequence ATGACACGATTTTTTCGTCGACCCACATGCTGGGTCGTGACGATCTCGGCCTTCGTCCTGAGCTTCGCGGCTTCCTCTCCGGCTCGGGCGGGGACCATCCTTTCCGACAACCTGACCGCGACGACCGGCGGCACGGAAACCGCGGTCGCCGACAGTTGGCTGACCGCGGGCTTCGGCACCGACGGTGCGAGCTACACCCTGACGAGCATCACTTTGCTGCTTCAGCGGGACTCGATCAGCGGCCAGGTGGAGCTTGACGTTTACAACGACGGAGGCCTCCAGCCCGACGCCTTCGCGGGCGCTCTGTCGCTCGCCGGCGCGGTCTCCACGACCCTGTCGGAAACGACTTTCACAACAGCCGGCCTGGCGCTGGCCGCGGATTCAAACTACTGGGTCGTCCTCAAGGCAGTCACGGGGCAGTTCGCCTGGGCCTGGGCGAACGACGCCAGCGGCGTGGGCGTCGGCTTTCAACACACATGGGGATCGAGCGACGACGCCGGCTCGTCGTGGTTCACCTTCGACTCGTACCCGTTGCAGATGAGCGTCACAGCCGCGACCGCCGCCGTCCCCGAACCCAGCTCCCTCATCCCGTTCGCGCTCGGCTCCGGCGTCGTCCTGATTCATTACGCGCGCCGCTCTTCGGCCTCGACTTCGTCCCGCATCGTCTGA
- a CDS encoding SDR family NAD(P)-dependent oxidoreductase, with translation MSIVIDLAGKTALVTGASQGIGAEIARRLHRAGARVAINHPDLGDGRPRADAEAIAAELNVLRDDSALATAADVSDPDAVRAMMQDLQQRWGGLDLLINNAGVLREHSLSKITIEEWREVVSVNLSGVFHCCKYGLEILRDGGGIVCMGSLAAEAGFHGQSAYAATKAGVQAMVRVLAGESARRGIRVNAVAPGVIDTPMIAGLADGVRTQLVKSIALRRLGRAEEVADAVVFLCSPLASYITGHTLDVNGGFGK, from the coding sequence ATGAGCATCGTCATCGACCTGGCGGGCAAGACGGCCCTGGTCACGGGGGCGTCGCAGGGGATCGGGGCCGAGATCGCGCGGCGGCTTCACCGCGCGGGAGCCCGCGTGGCGATCAACCACCCCGACCTCGGCGACGGTCGGCCCCGCGCCGACGCGGAGGCGATCGCCGCCGAGTTGAACGTCCTGCGCGACGACAGCGCCCTGGCGACGGCCGCCGACGTCTCCGACCCCGACGCGGTCCGCGCAATGATGCAGGACCTTCAACAGCGGTGGGGCGGGCTCGACCTCCTTATCAACAACGCGGGCGTGCTGCGCGAGCATTCGCTGAGCAAGATCACGATCGAGGAGTGGCGGGAAGTAGTCTCGGTGAACCTCTCGGGCGTCTTCCACTGCTGCAAGTACGGTCTCGAAATCCTCCGCGACGGCGGCGGCATCGTCTGCATGGGGAGTCTCGCCGCCGAGGCGGGCTTCCACGGCCAATCGGCCTACGCGGCAACCAAGGCCGGCGTGCAGGCCATGGTCCGCGTCCTGGCCGGCGAGTCCGCCCGCCGCGGAATCCGCGTCAACGCCGTGGCGCCGGGAGTGATCGACACCCCCATGATCGCCGGCCTCGCCGACGGCGTCCGGACGCAGCTCGTCAAATCGATCGCCCTCCGCCGCCTCGGCCGCGCCGAAGAAGTCGCCGACGCCGTGGTGTTCCTCTGCTCGCCGCTGGCCTCGTACATCACCGGACACACCCTCGACGTCAACGGCGGGTTCGGCAAGTAG
- a CDS encoding type II and III secretion system protein family protein: MKNHQTNRRRWTNRRPVILIGVLASWHLASAVAWAQSQDEPSLKVVRPFQSVPDANSAKAPQAPTDAVEPPRTLNGPSSRPDAPATPPPPRPQPEVPRVIPIEPPPGTAVDPTEIRPRTLTFPRDTTGLVPGRPPGPVARRSNVAIANDVADIVELVKEPEAEIALVVGDSKLMQTRRTLTRVLIANPAVADVEMLNDQNEARLLNVYGKSFGTTSLTLWDETNRPMSFLVRVTLDTRELESRIAQAFPGSHVKIRQVGPQVILDGQVSDAKMMSDILQVVTSTVRSSGGMRTGATGGGMSGSGMGGGSGMGGGSGMGGGSGMGGGSGMGGGMAMGGSQSGGMTIINRVVVPGPRQVMLHVKIAELNRQALRQLGVTWLDTKGRSIMGSSTGQVGAVSATANAGHSTAADPRGFLQPLVSTFSGAGAATSGGELFGVFDAGHFSLFINALRKNSLAKILAEPNLVALDGQPARFLVGGEFPFPVPQSSSLPGGTAVVTIQFKRFGTILNFLPEILPNDVIRLDVEPVISQLNFSQSTTVNQSQVPSIVERSARTVVELREGQTLAIAGLLQLTTDASTTRVPGLGDLPFLGPMFSANTITTVETEMIILVTPELVAPLDRSEVTETPGARVNQPSDAEFYFLGRLEGKLGSEFRATKAEQDPLNLMKHFQSEREWVIGPHGYAD, encoded by the coding sequence TTGAAGAACCACCAGACGAATCGTCGACGATGGACGAACCGTCGCCCGGTCATCCTGATCGGCGTGTTGGCGTCGTGGCACCTGGCCTCGGCAGTCGCATGGGCTCAGTCGCAAGACGAACCGTCACTGAAGGTGGTCCGGCCGTTTCAGAGCGTCCCGGACGCGAACTCGGCGAAGGCCCCGCAGGCGCCGACCGACGCGGTCGAGCCCCCCCGGACGCTCAACGGGCCGTCATCGCGACCCGACGCGCCCGCCACGCCTCCTCCGCCTCGGCCGCAACCGGAAGTCCCCCGCGTGATTCCGATCGAGCCCCCGCCGGGAACGGCCGTCGATCCCACCGAGATCAGGCCGAGAACCTTGACGTTCCCTCGCGACACGACGGGGCTGGTTCCCGGGCGGCCTCCCGGACCGGTCGCCAGACGATCGAACGTCGCGATCGCCAACGACGTCGCCGACATCGTCGAGCTGGTCAAGGAGCCCGAGGCCGAGATCGCCCTGGTCGTCGGCGACTCCAAACTCATGCAGACCCGGCGCACGCTCACGCGCGTTTTAATCGCCAACCCGGCCGTGGCCGACGTCGAGATGCTCAACGACCAGAACGAGGCCCGGCTCCTGAACGTCTACGGCAAGTCGTTCGGGACCACGAGCCTGACCCTCTGGGACGAGACCAATCGCCCGATGTCGTTCCTCGTGCGGGTGACGCTCGACACGCGGGAGCTCGAATCGAGGATCGCGCAGGCGTTCCCCGGGTCGCACGTCAAAATACGCCAGGTCGGCCCGCAAGTAATCCTCGACGGCCAGGTCAGCGACGCCAAGATGATGTCCGACATCCTCCAGGTCGTCACCTCCACGGTCCGTTCGAGCGGCGGCATGCGAACGGGGGCGACCGGCGGCGGCATGAGCGGCTCGGGCATGGGCGGCGGCTCGGGCATGGGCGGCGGCTCGGGCATGGGTGGCGGCTCGGGCATGGGCGGCGGCTCGGGCATGGGCGGCGGAATGGCTATGGGAGGATCGCAATCGGGGGGGATGACAATCATCAATCGGGTGGTCGTCCCGGGGCCCCGGCAGGTCATGCTGCACGTCAAGATCGCCGAGCTGAACCGCCAGGCGCTCCGTCAATTAGGCGTCACCTGGCTGGACACGAAGGGGCGCTCGATCATGGGCTCGTCGACGGGCCAGGTCGGGGCCGTGTCGGCGACGGCGAACGCGGGGCATTCGACCGCGGCCGATCCCCGGGGCTTCCTTCAGCCGCTGGTGTCGACTTTCAGTGGCGCGGGCGCGGCGACCAGCGGGGGAGAGCTGTTCGGCGTCTTCGACGCGGGGCATTTCTCGCTGTTCATCAACGCCCTCCGTAAGAACTCGCTGGCGAAGATTCTGGCCGAGCCCAATCTGGTGGCGCTCGACGGTCAGCCGGCCCGGTTCCTGGTCGGCGGCGAGTTCCCGTTCCCGGTGCCGCAAAGCTCGTCGTTGCCCGGCGGCACGGCGGTCGTCACGATCCAGTTCAAGCGATTCGGGACGATCCTCAACTTCCTTCCCGAGATCCTGCCCAACGACGTGATTCGGCTCGACGTCGAGCCGGTCATCAGCCAGCTCAATTTCAGCCAGAGCACGACGGTCAACCAGAGCCAGGTGCCGTCGATCGTCGAGCGCAGCGCCCGCACCGTGGTCGAACTGCGCGAGGGCCAAACACTGGCGATCGCCGGTTTGCTCCAACTCACCACTGACGCCTCCACCACCCGCGTGCCGGGACTGGGCGATCTGCCGTTTCTGGGGCCCATGTTCAGCGCCAACACGATCACGACGGTTGAGACCGAGATGATCATTCTGGTCACGCCCGAACTGGTCGCTCCGCTGGATCGTTCCGAGGTGACCGAAACGCCGGGTGCCCGCGTGAATCAGCCGAGCGACGCCGAGTTCTACTTCCTGGGCCGGCTCGAAGGGAAGCTAGGGAGCGAGTTCCGAGCGACCAAGGCCGAGCAAGACCCGCTCAACCTGATGAAGCATTTTCAGAGTGAGCGTGAGTGGGTCATCGGCCCGCACGGTTACGCCGATTGA
- a CDS encoding tetratricopeptide repeat protein: protein MTARGQRRLQFLCCVLGSLTLFGGCRSRELVRTPQPQQPPPQAPIESGPGTVSVDLSRPAGAEQTFKPEATASQRFNVHLDLGKVFENQGNYEAALLEYQEALAVGERSGIGKARSRDEALAHRRLGNALDGLGRFSQAEVHYKKALKLDPHNAKIWNDAGYSYYLQGRWADAEGTLQSAARLAPGDMRIKTNLGLTLAAVGRSEEALALLSQYSGDAIGHANLGYLLAATGQTDLARREYEQALSMRPNLDQARRALDQLARSSQTDRMLAAAPPLPTIDLSEFPPPSLSELGSPQPSPPRDVEVRRTASVRAKIPPPHAPTARGVNP, encoded by the coding sequence ATGACCGCGCGAGGCCAACGTCGGTTGCAATTTCTCTGCTGCGTGCTGGGCTCGTTGACGCTGTTCGGCGGCTGCCGATCGCGCGAGCTGGTGCGAACCCCACAGCCCCAGCAACCGCCGCCGCAGGCGCCGATCGAGTCGGGGCCGGGAACCGTCTCGGTCGACCTGAGTCGGCCCGCGGGAGCCGAGCAAACGTTTAAGCCCGAGGCGACCGCGTCGCAGCGGTTCAACGTCCACCTCGATCTCGGCAAGGTCTTCGAGAACCAGGGGAATTACGAGGCGGCGCTGCTTGAATACCAGGAAGCCCTGGCGGTCGGCGAGCGGAGCGGAATCGGTAAGGCGCGGTCGCGCGATGAAGCGTTGGCCCACCGCCGGTTGGGCAACGCCCTCGACGGCCTCGGCCGATTCTCCCAGGCCGAGGTCCATTACAAGAAGGCCCTGAAACTCGACCCGCACAACGCCAAGATCTGGAACGACGCCGGCTACAGCTACTATCTCCAGGGGCGCTGGGCCGACGCCGAGGGAACGCTCCAATCGGCGGCTCGGCTGGCGCCCGGCGACATGCGGATCAAGACGAATCTCGGCCTCACGCTGGCGGCGGTCGGACGTTCCGAAGAGGCCCTCGCGCTGCTCAGCCAGTACAGCGGCGACGCGATCGGCCACGCCAACCTCGGCTACCTGCTGGCGGCGACGGGCCAGACGGACCTCGCCCGCCGCGAGTACGAACAAGCCCTGTCGATGCGCCCGAATCTCGACCAGGCGAGGCGGGCGCTCGACCAGCTCGCGCGGTCGTCTCAGACCGACCGTATGCTCGCCGCCGCTCCCCCGCTGCCGACGATCGATCTCTCGGAGTTCCCCCCGCCGTCGCTGTCGGAGTTGGGGTCGCCGCAGCCGTCGCCTCCGCGAGACGTCGAGGTGCGGCGGACCGCCAGCGTTCGCGCCAAGATTCCGCCGCCGCACGCGCCGACGGCGCGGGGCGTCAATCCTTGA
- a CDS encoding glycosyl hydrolase family 65 protein, with the protein MKFPSRIVALSLFALAASATAGEPPQPRDDFPQFIVPGQEAPMARLQELFRLHHDGAFTGTTLWDAWLPHATLWAATGEKPAAEPARSKYRGVFLARPIDAEGYISMQQHRGLAHSEGWPFPTFQQAGGVGWYFSTADEAYGVGLYQLKPLTNTDGWEIEGAEVAGFSPDRGLDLRVNADVVTVTTPPFTCATLSAPFIRLEWAARGLGEDAKPSVSWLLNGEKEWRTERHAAFDRLSDSAGLRFANIPLYKQAGYDGTLTRLKFRFDQAKGATLTLKSLISAIDSRHPITNVNFIRGAAEYFSWTTDLPFLRSNIGKLREALRFALREFGVEKHHLVRVPWVGHEGTSGLAFGTDGKKTLRVGRGVGNNYWDLLPFGGDDALATIYLYDALRAFAAIEREAAAHPEWTIPADDRPFEADALVKLAEQVRARACETFWNDETGRFVGWRDRDGRAYDYGFVFVNTEAVAYGLATDAQAKRIYDWLDGRRVVAGDTSQGADIYHWRFGPRSTTRRNVETYVWAWSAPESIPWGSQVQDGGGVLGFTYFDLMARLRTLGPDDAWRRLREVIAWFGEVQAEGGYRAYYAKPGRGTLQGGGPPGGLGFDNEFMESVLVPQVMLYGFLGVEPRPGGLRLNPRLPSDWPSLTVTRIHAQGHVLDVAAFPDEVRLTARVADGSEFLLWPPDGRWRIADAASAETGPLKLRFRPGRTIICRRVKD; encoded by the coding sequence ATGAAATTCCCGAGCCGCATCGTTGCTTTGAGCCTCTTCGCCCTCGCGGCCTCGGCGACGGCCGGTGAGCCGCCGCAGCCGCGCGACGACTTCCCACAGTTCATCGTGCCGGGTCAGGAAGCCCCGATGGCGCGACTCCAGGAGCTGTTCCGGCTCCACCACGACGGCGCCTTCACGGGCACCACGCTCTGGGACGCCTGGCTGCCGCACGCGACCCTCTGGGCGGCGACCGGGGAGAAGCCCGCGGCCGAGCCGGCGCGCTCGAAGTACCGCGGCGTCTTCCTGGCTCGGCCGATCGACGCCGAAGGCTACATCTCGATGCAGCAGCACCGCGGCCTGGCCCACAGCGAAGGCTGGCCGTTCCCGACGTTCCAGCAGGCCGGCGGCGTCGGCTGGTATTTCTCGACGGCCGACGAGGCTTACGGAGTCGGCCTCTACCAGTTGAAGCCGCTGACCAACACCGACGGCTGGGAGATCGAAGGGGCCGAGGTCGCGGGCTTCTCGCCCGATCGAGGCCTCGACCTGCGGGTCAACGCCGACGTCGTGACCGTGACCACCCCGCCGTTCACGTGCGCCACGCTCTCCGCCCCGTTCATCCGCCTGGAATGGGCCGCGCGCGGGCTGGGCGAGGACGCGAAGCCCTCAGTTTCGTGGCTTTTGAATGGAGAGAAGGAATGGCGGACGGAGCGTCATGCGGCGTTCGACCGGCTCTCGGATTCGGCCGGGCTGCGGTTCGCTAACATCCCGCTTTACAAGCAGGCCGGATACGACGGGACGCTGACCCGGCTCAAGTTCAGGTTCGACCAGGCCAAGGGGGCGACGTTGACCCTCAAGTCGCTGATCTCGGCGATCGACTCCCGGCATCCGATCACGAACGTCAACTTCATCCGGGGCGCGGCCGAGTATTTCTCGTGGACGACCGACCTGCCGTTCCTGAGATCGAACATCGGCAAGTTGCGCGAAGCGCTTCGGTTCGCGCTCCGCGAGTTCGGCGTCGAGAAGCACCACCTGGTCCGCGTCCCGTGGGTCGGGCACGAAGGGACGAGCGGCCTGGCGTTCGGGACCGACGGCAAGAAAACGCTGCGGGTGGGCCGGGGCGTGGGAAACAATTACTGGGACCTCCTCCCCTTCGGCGGCGACGACGCGCTGGCGACCATCTACCTGTACGACGCCCTTCGCGCGTTCGCGGCGATCGAGCGCGAGGCCGCCGCGCATCCCGAATGGACGATCCCAGCCGACGACCGGCCGTTCGAGGCCGACGCGCTCGTGAAGCTCGCCGAGCAGGTCCGCGCCCGCGCCTGCGAGACGTTCTGGAACGACGAGACGGGCCGGTTCGTCGGCTGGCGCGATCGCGACGGCCGCGCTTACGACTACGGGTTCGTGTTCGTCAACACCGAGGCCGTCGCTTACGGCCTGGCCACCGACGCCCAGGCGAAACGGATCTACGACTGGCTCGACGGCCGCCGCGTCGTGGCCGGCGACACCTCGCAAGGCGCGGACATCTACCACTGGCGGTTCGGCCCGCGATCGACCACCCGGCGCAACGTCGAGACCTACGTCTGGGCCTGGTCCGCCCCCGAGTCGATCCCCTGGGGGAGCCAGGTTCAGGACGGCGGCGGCGTGCTTGGCTTCACCTACTTCGACCTTATGGCCCGGCTCCGCACCCTCGGCCCCGACGACGCCTGGCGGCGGCTTCGCGAGGTGATCGCCTGGTTCGGCGAGGTCCAGGCCGAAGGGGGCTATCGCGCCTACTACGCCAAGCCCGGCCGTGGCACGCTGCAAGGCGGCGGCCCTCCCGGCGGCCTCGGCTTCGACAACGAATTCATGGAGAGCGTGCTCGTCCCGCAGGTCATGCTCTACGGATTCCTCGGGGTCGAGCCCCGCCCCGGCGGCCTCCGGCTCAACCCCCGCCTGCCGTCCGACTGGCCGTCGCTGACCGTCACCCGCATTCACGCCCAGGGCCACGTTCTCGACGTCGCCGCGTTCCCTGATGAAGTCAGACTGACCGCCCGGGTCGCCGACGGGTCCGAGTTCCTGCTCTGGCCTCCTGACGGTCGCTGGCGCATCGCCGACGCCGCATCAGCCGAGACCGGCCCGTTGAAGTTGCGATTCAGGCCGGGACGAACCATCATCTGTCGCCGCGTCAAGGATTGA
- a CDS encoding sialidase family protein codes for MDRNVARNLAVLFALAVLVGFAPHAEAGDFRIERIFGPEVPTGRYKHPASMTELSNGDFYLVYYGGEGEYALDTGVFGSRLKKGTKTWTPPKRIAHDPFNSLGNGVVWEAPDGVVWLFYVVRYGDTWSNSRVAAKISNDQAETWSDASLLVMEEGTLVRNRPLVLSTGEYLLPLYHETGGDQEFTGPDTYSFFLRYDPKTKKWTRSGPLHSPKGNEQPAPAELSPGNLVSYCRRSGDYKPETIGYIVRSESHDGGLTWAEGANSSFPNPNAAVDLLKTRSGKLLLFFNDSMNSRTPLTVALSPDLDRTWPIRRNIVEGEGDFGYPFAFQASDGLIHVVYTSERRSVVNQAIFDEDWIENGPKTVKP; via the coding sequence ATGGATCGCAACGTCGCGAGAAACCTCGCCGTCCTGTTCGCGCTGGCTGTTCTCGTCGGCTTCGCTCCTCACGCCGAGGCGGGCGACTTTCGCATCGAGCGGATTTTCGGGCCGGAAGTCCCGACCGGTCGCTATAAGCATCCGGCCAGCATGACCGAGCTGAGCAACGGCGATTTCTACCTGGTCTATTACGGCGGCGAGGGCGAATACGCGCTCGACACCGGCGTGTTCGGCTCGCGGCTCAAGAAGGGGACGAAGACGTGGACTCCGCCGAAGCGGATCGCCCACGACCCGTTCAACTCGCTGGGCAACGGGGTCGTCTGGGAAGCGCCCGACGGCGTGGTCTGGCTGTTCTACGTCGTCCGCTACGGCGACACGTGGTCGAACTCCCGGGTGGCGGCCAAGATCTCGAACGATCAGGCCGAGACCTGGTCGGACGCCTCGCTCCTGGTGATGGAGGAAGGGACGCTGGTCCGCAACCGGCCGCTCGTACTCAGCACCGGCGAATACCTGCTGCCGCTTTACCACGAAACCGGCGGCGACCAGGAATTCACCGGCCCGGACACGTACTCGTTCTTCCTGCGGTACGACCCGAAGACCAAGAAATGGACCCGGTCGGGCCCGCTCCACTCGCCGAAAGGCAACGAGCAGCCGGCGCCGGCCGAGCTGTCGCCCGGGAACCTGGTGTCCTACTGCCGTCGCAGCGGCGACTACAAGCCGGAGACCATCGGCTATATCGTCCGTTCCGAGTCGCACGACGGCGGCTTGACCTGGGCGGAGGGAGCGAACTCATCGTTCCCGAACCCCAACGCGGCCGTCGATCTGTTGAAGACGCGGAGCGGCAAGCTGCTCTTGTTCTTCAACGACAGCATGAACAGCCGGACCCCCTTGACCGTGGCCCTCTCGCCCGACCTCGACCGTACCTGGCCGATCCGTCGGAACATCGTCGAGGGCGAGGGCGATTTCGGCTACCCGTTCGCCTTCCAGGCGAGCGACGGCCTGATCCACGTCGTCTACACGTCCGAACGGCGGTCCGTCGTCAACCAGGCGATCTTCGATGAAGATTGGATCGAGAACGGCCCGAAGACCGTCAAACCCTGA